One part of the Buchnera aphidicola (Ceratovacuna keduensis) genome encodes these proteins:
- the aroC gene encoding chorismate synthase has product MSGNTIGKMFCVTTYGESHGHSLGCIIDGMPPGLKISEKYIQKELDKRKPGSSKYTTQRREKDKVKILSGIFNGKTTGTSIGLIIKNKDQREKDYNSIKNVFRPGHADYTYQKKYGIRDHRGGGRSSARETCMRVAAGAFAKKYLFEKYNIKIRGYLKQIGPILCEIKDWKIVKNNNFFCGDKKKIKKIKNLIKKIKKENNSIGAKITIVSKNVPPGLGEPVFDKLDAEISYALMGINAVKSVEIGDGTNVSTQKGTENRDEIYSYGFKSNHSGGILGGISNGQDIIATISLKPTSSIKIKCNTINKKNENTSIVVRGRHDPCVGIRAVPIAEAMIAIVLMDHILRNNAQCKK; this is encoded by the coding sequence ATGTCTGGAAACACAATAGGAAAAATGTTTTGTGTAACAACATATGGAGAATCTCATGGTCACTCATTAGGATGCATAATAGATGGAATGCCTCCTGGATTAAAAATTTCAGAAAAATATATACAAAAAGAATTAGATAAAAGAAAACCAGGAAGTTCAAAGTATACTACTCAAAGAAGAGAAAAAGATAAAGTTAAAATACTTTCAGGAATTTTTAATGGAAAAACTACAGGAACCAGTATAGGTTTAATAATAAAAAATAAAGATCAAAGAGAAAAAGATTATAATTCTATAAAAAATGTATTTAGACCGGGACATGCAGATTATACATATCAAAAAAAATATGGAATCAGAGATCATAGAGGAGGAGGAAGATCATCAGCAAGAGAAACATGTATGAGAGTAGCAGCTGGAGCATTCGCAAAAAAATATTTATTTGAAAAATATAATATAAAAATAAGAGGATATCTTAAACAAATAGGACCTATATTATGTGAAATAAAAGATTGGAAAATAGTAAAAAACAATAATTTTTTTTGTGGAGATAAAAAAAAAATAAAAAAAATAAAAAATCTAATTAAAAAAATAAAAAAAGAAAATAATTCAATAGGAGCAAAAATAACAATAGTATCTAAAAATGTACCACCTGGATTAGGAGAACCAGTTTTTGACAAATTAGATGCAGAAATATCTTATGCTTTAATGGGTATAAATGCAGTAAAATCTGTAGAAATAGGAGATGGAACAAATGTATCTACACAAAAAGGAACAGAAAATAGAGATGAAATATATTCATATGGATTTAAATCAAATCATTCAGGAGGAATTTTAGGTGGAATAAGTAATGGACAAGATATAATAGCAACAATATCATTAAAACCAACTTCTAGTATAAAAATAAAATGCAATACAATAAACAAAAAAAATGAAAATACTAGTATAGTAGTAAGAGGAAGACATGATCCATGTGTTGGAATAAGAGCTGTACCTATAGCAGAAGCAATGATTGCTATTGTATTAATGGATCATATTTTAAGAAATAATGCTCAATGTAAAAAATAA
- the ppa gene encoding inorganic diphosphatase, protein MNIKKISSGKNPPHDIFAIIEISSNSSPVKYEINKNCGNIFVDRFIPVAMFYPYNYGYINNTLSEDGDCLDTLVITPYPIISKSVIRCIPIGMLKMIDESGKDNKIISIPNKKITEEYKNILDINDLKSNIKKKIQNFFYNYKKLEKNKWIKIIGWGNKKEAKEEILKSIKNYKNSK, encoded by the coding sequence ATGAACATAAAAAAAATATCATCAGGAAAAAATCCTCCACATGACATTTTTGCTATAATAGAAATATCATCTAATTCTAGTCCAGTAAAATATGAAATAAATAAAAATTGTGGAAATATATTTGTAGATAGATTTATTCCTGTAGCTATGTTTTATCCATATAACTATGGATATATAAATAATACTTTATCAGAAGATGGAGATTGTTTAGATACTTTAGTTATAACTCCTTATCCTATAATATCTAAATCTGTAATAAGATGTATTCCAATAGGAATGCTAAAAATGATAGATGAATCAGGAAAAGATAATAAAATAATAAGTATACCAAATAAAAAAATTACTGAAGAATATAAAAATATATTAGATATAAATGATTTAAAAAGTAATATTAAAAAAAAAATACAAAATTTTTTTTATAACTATAAAAAACTAGAAAAAAATAAATGGATAAAAATAATTGGCTGGGGTAATAAAAAAGAAGCTAAAGAAGAAATATTAAAGTCTATCAAAAATTATAAAAATTCAAAATAA
- the smrB gene encoding endonuclease SmrB, whose product MNNKNFISLNDLFLFKKSFENIDKMVQDNIFYYKKNVCKKKKKYKKKIFEKDFHKYFFSKKNFNSNLSYKPIRYVRSNCFIKKLKKLIYGKVFPEIFLDVHGMNIVQTKIELANLFTICYEKKISYISIIHGHGKEILKKQIPLWLSNHPDIVAFHEAPRFSGKSTSIFVIIDI is encoded by the coding sequence ATGAATAATAAGAATTTTATTTCATTAAATGATTTATTTTTATTTAAAAAATCTTTTGAAAACATAGATAAAATGGTTCAGGATAATATTTTTTATTATAAAAAAAATGTTTGTAAAAAAAAAAAAAAATATAAAAAAAAAATTTTTGAAAAGGATTTTCATAAATATTTTTTTTCTAAAAAAAATTTTAATAGCAATTTATCTTATAAACCTATTAGATATGTTAGATCTAATTGTTTTATTAAAAAATTGAAGAAGTTGATATATGGAAAAGTTTTTCCTGAAATTTTTTTAGATGTTCATGGTATGAATATAGTACAAACAAAAATAGAGTTAGCAAATTTATTTACTATTTGTTATGAAAAAAAAATTTCGTATATAAGTATAATTCATGGACATGGAAAAGAAATATTGAAAAAACAAATACCTTTATGGCTTTCTAATCATCCTGATATTGTTGCTTTTCATGAAGCTCCTAGATTTTCAGGAAAAAGTACTTCAATTTTTGTAATAATAGATATTTAA
- the tal gene encoding transaldolase — protein MNQLDQLKKYSTVVADTGNVELIKKFSTQDATTNPSLILNAIKLPKYKNLLLKSIEYAKKKNINLKETVSLASNKISVDIGTKILNFIPGRVSTEVDSRLSFNKNLCIFHAKEIIRMYEENGIKRNRILIKLASTWESIQAAKELEKENINCNLTLLFSFAQAKACAQSGVFLISPFVGRIYDWHINKYNLDSINIENDPGVKSVKKIFNFYKKYSYKTIIMAASFRNINQILELSGCDYLTISPTLLSELKSNFNKIDKKLNFTIKNKTYKNKITEEEFRFEHNEDIMATEKLSEGIRQFGYDQKKIEDIIIKNI, from the coding sequence TTGAATCAATTAGATCAATTAAAAAAATATAGTACTGTTGTAGCAGATACAGGAAATGTAGAACTAATTAAAAAGTTTTCTACACAAGATGCTACAACTAATCCTTCTTTAATATTAAATGCAATTAAATTACCTAAATATAAAAATTTATTATTAAAATCTATAGAATATGCAAAAAAAAAAAATATTAATTTAAAAGAAACAGTTTCTTTAGCTAGTAATAAAATATCTGTAGATATTGGTACAAAAATTTTAAATTTTATACCAGGAAGAGTTTCAACTGAAGTAGATTCTAGATTATCATTTAATAAAAATTTATGTATTTTCCATGCTAAAGAAATAATAAGAATGTATGAAGAAAATGGAATAAAAAGAAATAGAATTTTAATAAAATTAGCTTCTACTTGGGAATCTATTCAAGCAGCTAAAGAATTAGAAAAAGAAAATATAAATTGTAATTTAACTTTGTTGTTTTCTTTTGCTCAAGCAAAAGCTTGTGCTCAATCTGGTGTATTTTTAATATCTCCATTTGTTGGTAGAATATATGATTGGCATATAAATAAATATAATTTAGATAGTATTAATATTGAAAATGATCCAGGTGTTAAATCTGTAAAAAAAATATTTAATTTTTATAAAAAATATTCTTATAAGACTATTATAATGGCTGCTAGTTTTAGAAATATAAATCAAATATTAGAATTGTCTGGTTGTGATTATTTAACTATATCTCCTACATTATTATCTGAATTAAAATCTAACTTTAATAAAATAGATAAAAAACTTAACTTTACTATAAAAAATAAAACTTATAAAAATAAAATTACTGAAGAAGAATTTAGATTTGAACATAATGAAGATATTATGGCTACAGAAAAATTATCTGAAGGAATAAGGCAATTTGGATATGATCAAAAAAAAATAGAAGATATCATTATTAAAAATATTTAA
- the dapE gene encoding succinyl-diaminopimelate desuccinylase yields the protein MCSSIIKLFNKLISIPSISPNDMGCQKIISKELLNMGFSIKNFDIKDTKNIWAEIGNKKNGKTLNFLGHTDVVPSGNLSNWKFDPFVPTIYEGKLYGRGSSDMKGSISSFIIAIKRFLHNFKNNMKGRITILLTSDEEGNAKNGIKKVVKKLIKNKEKIDYCIIGEPTSEKFLGDTIKNGRRGSLHLKLFLKGKGGHIAYKDYSENLIHKASFFINDLIKLDWHDKFNNKDENTNVQVSKIFSEDTVENMISENLFIRINFRFSYKISVNYIKSYVKKLLNYYKIKYNMKWKLSAKPFVNKNSRLLNSVVETIVFFNKKKPNVSMSGGTSDGRFIKKMKPEIIELGLLNNTIHKPNEFVKISDLKKLSKIYEKIIEKLLL from the coding sequence ATGTGTAGTTCTATTATAAAATTATTTAATAAATTAATTTCTATACCATCTATTAGTCCAAATGATATGGGATGTCAAAAAATTATATCAAAAGAATTATTAAACATGGGTTTTTCTATAAAAAATTTTGATATAAAAGATACTAAAAATATTTGGGCTGAAATAGGAAATAAAAAAAATGGAAAAACATTAAATTTTTTAGGACATACTGATGTAGTTCCTTCTGGTAATTTATCTAATTGGAAATTTGATCCATTTGTTCCTACTATATATGAAGGAAAATTATATGGAAGAGGATCTTCAGATATGAAAGGATCTATATCTTCTTTTATAATAGCTATTAAAAGATTTTTACATAATTTTAAAAACAATATGAAAGGAAGAATAACAATATTATTAACTTCTGATGAAGAAGGAAATGCTAAAAATGGAATTAAAAAAGTAGTAAAAAAATTAATAAAAAATAAAGAAAAAATAGATTATTGTATAATAGGAGAACCTACTTCTGAAAAATTTTTAGGAGATACCATAAAAAATGGAAGAAGAGGTTCTTTGCATTTAAAATTGTTTTTAAAAGGAAAAGGAGGTCATATTGCCTATAAAGATTATTCTGAAAATTTAATTCATAAAGCATCTTTTTTTATTAATGATTTAATTAAATTAGATTGGCATGATAAATTTAATAATAAAGATGAAAATACTAATGTTCAAGTTTCTAAAATTTTTTCTGAAGATACAGTAGAAAATATGATTTCTGAAAATTTATTTATTAGGATAAATTTTAGATTTAGTTATAAAATTAGTGTTAATTATATAAAATCATATGTTAAAAAATTATTGAATTATTATAAAATAAAATATAATATGAAGTGGAAACTTTCAGCGAAACCTTTTGTGAATAAAAATAGTAGACTTTTAAATTCTGTTGTAGAAACTATTGTATTTTTTAATAAAAAAAAACCAAATGTATCTATGTCTGGTGGTACATCTGATGGAAGATTTATTAAAAAAATGAAACCTGAAATAATAGAATTAGGATTACTAAATAATACTATTCATAAACCAAATGAATTTGTAAAAATTTCTGATTTAAAAAAATTAAGCAAAATTTATGAAAAAATTATTGAAAAATTATTATTATAA
- a CDS encoding beta-ketoacyl synthase N-terminal-like domain-containing protein codes for MKRVVITGIGIISSIGNNKKEVLQSLKLGKSGISFSKEMFNLGMKSNVIGNINIKKFGKIDNKIFRFMNMSSVYSYFSFLEAVKDSKLNLNIYQKNYRVGLISGSGNVSYEFNDFSKRMLKKYNKIDPYFSIKNFPSNISACLSTFFKIYGITYSISSACTTSSHCICNAFDLIKYGKQDIIFAGGAEEINFKLANSFDVMKVLSRKRNDFPKKSSRAFDEDRDGFVISGGSGFLVLEELNFAISRNANIYAEIINYSCLSNGKSMILPSKDRSAKCMEKAINGTKIDYINAHATSTKIGDHIEYNAILKVFKKYNYIPIISSTKSMTGHSLGASGVHEIIYTILMMKNNFIAPSINIKKLDTRFKINNIAYKKINRKIYTAMSNNFGFGGTNVSIIIKNFIL; via the coding sequence ATGAAAAGAGTAGTAATAACTGGAATAGGAATAATTTCTAGTATTGGTAACAATAAAAAAGAAGTTTTACAATCTTTAAAATTAGGTAAATCTGGAATTTCTTTTTCTAAAGAAATGTTTAATTTAGGTATGAAAAGTAATGTAATAGGAAATATAAATATAAAAAAATTTGGGAAAATTGATAATAAAATATTTAGGTTTATGAATATGTCTTCTGTATATTCTTATTTTTCTTTTTTAGAAGCAGTAAAAGATTCTAAATTAAATTTAAATATATATCAAAAAAATTATAGAGTAGGTTTAATTTCTGGATCAGGAAATGTGTCTTATGAATTTAATGATTTTTCAAAAAGAATGTTAAAAAAATATAATAAAATAGATCCATATTTTTCAATAAAAAATTTTCCATCAAATATTTCTGCTTGTTTATCTACATTTTTTAAAATATATGGAATTACTTATTCTATAAGTTCAGCTTGTACAACATCTTCACATTGTATTTGTAATGCTTTTGATTTAATAAAATATGGAAAACAAGATATTATATTTGCTGGTGGTGCAGAAGAAATAAATTTTAAATTAGCAAATAGTTTTGATGTTATGAAAGTTCTTTCTAGAAAAAGAAATGATTTTCCAAAAAAATCTTCTAGAGCATTCGATGAAGACAGAGATGGTTTTGTAATTTCTGGTGGTTCTGGTTTTTTAGTTTTAGAAGAATTAAATTTTGCTATTTCTAGAAATGCTAATATATATGCAGAAATTATTAATTATTCATGTCTTTCAAATGGTAAAAGTATGATTTTACCTTCAAAAGATAGATCAGCAAAATGTATGGAAAAAGCTATAAATGGTACAAAAATAGATTATATAAATGCACATGCAACTTCTACTAAAATAGGAGATCATATAGAATATAATGCAATTTTAAAAGTTTTTAAAAAATATAATTATATTCCTATAATTTCTTCTACTAAATCTATGACAGGTCATTCTTTAGGAGCATCTGGTGTTCATGAAATTATTTATACTATATTGATGATGAAAAACAATTTTATAGCTCCTTCTATTAATATAAAAAAATTAGATACTAGATTTAAAATAAATAATATTGCTTATAAAAAAATTAATAGAAAAATTTATACAGCTATGTCTAATAATTTTGGTTTTGGTGGAACTAATGTAAGTATAATAATAAAGAATTTTATTTTATAA
- the hisG gene encoding ATP phosphoribosyltransferase yields the protein MYDNKLRIAIQKSGRLSKDSRKLLKNCDIKINFQKNKLISFSENMPIDVMCVRDDDIPGLVIDGIVDLGIVGRNVLEEEVLKRKFKLEKISFKILKHLDFGICRLSIGIPTEKKYCGIKCLNGLRIATSYPYILRKYFYKKNISFKLCKLNGSVEVAIRAGLADAIFDLVSTGEALVSNGLKEVKIIHNSSACIISNSKNFNLSKNNIVKTFISRINGVVKARKSKYIIFHIYSNKVKNIFKLFSECEKPIIYKLLGNDDIVSVHIISRESIFWKTMEKLKELGAKSILVFPIEKMLE from the coding sequence ATGTATGATAATAAATTAAGAATAGCAATACAAAAATCTGGAAGATTAAGTAAAGATTCTAGAAAATTATTGAAAAATTGTGATATAAAAATAAATTTTCAGAAAAATAAATTAATTTCTTTTTCAGAAAATATGCCAATTGATGTTATGTGTGTTCGAGATGATGATATACCAGGATTAGTTATAGATGGTATAGTAGATTTAGGAATTGTTGGTAGAAATGTTTTAGAAGAAGAAGTTTTAAAAAGAAAATTTAAATTAGAAAAAATTTCTTTTAAAATATTAAAACATTTAGATTTTGGAATATGTAGACTTTCTATAGGAATACCAACTGAAAAAAAATATTGTGGTATAAAATGTTTAAATGGATTAAGAATAGCTACTTCTTATCCTTATATATTAAGAAAATATTTTTATAAAAAAAATATTTCTTTTAAATTGTGTAAATTAAATGGATCTGTAGAAGTTGCTATTAGAGCTGGATTAGCTGATGCTATTTTTGATTTAGTTTCTACAGGAGAAGCTTTAGTTTCAAATGGATTAAAAGAGGTAAAAATAATACATAATTCTAGTGCTTGTATAATTTCTAATAGTAAAAATTTTAATTTATCTAAAAATAATATTGTAAAAACTTTTATATCTAGAATTAATGGTGTTGTAAAGGCAAGGAAATCTAAATATATTATTTTTCACATATATTCTAATAAAGTGAAAAATATATTTAAATTGTTTTCAGAATGTGAAAAACCTATAATATATAAATTATTAGGAAATGATGATATAGTTTCTGTTCATATAATTAGCAGAGAATCAATATTTTGGAAAACTATGGAAAAATTAAAGGAATTAGGAGCTAAATCTATATTAGTTTTTCCAATTGAAAAAATGTTGGAGTAA
- the dapA gene encoding 4-hydroxy-tetrahydrodipicolinate synthase, translating into MFKGSIVALITPMKINGEVCYKSLKKLVKYHIKSNTNAIVSVGTTGESATLTQKEHYKVIIKTVKYSKKKIPIIAGTGSNSTYESIELTKKLENSGISACLNVVPYYNKPTQKGIFEHFKKISNNTDLPQILYNIPKRTGSDLLPKTVIKLSKIKNIIGIKEASGDLSRVNNIKSFVNKKFLLISGDDTTALDFMQLGGNAVISVTANIIPNKIFKMCNFAIKKKFYKARKINNEINELNKLMFIETNPIPIKWISKKIGLIKTDTVRLPLTKLSKKNNSILNFFLKKNIFRKIIFNKKNKNYLNKNFY; encoded by the coding sequence ATGTTTAAAGGAAGTATTGTTGCTTTAATAACTCCTATGAAAATTAATGGAGAAGTTTGTTATAAAAGTTTAAAAAAATTAGTAAAATATCATATTAAAAGTAATACAAATGCTATTGTATCTGTAGGAACAACAGGAGAATCTGCTACTTTAACTCAAAAAGAACATTATAAAGTAATTATAAAAACAGTAAAATATTCTAAAAAAAAAATACCAATAATAGCAGGAACAGGATCAAATTCTACTTATGAATCAATAGAATTAACAAAAAAATTAGAAAACTCAGGAATATCTGCATGCCTTAATGTTGTGCCATACTATAACAAACCTACACAAAAAGGTATATTTGAACATTTTAAAAAAATATCTAATAATACAGATCTACCACAAATATTATATAATATACCTAAAAGAACAGGATCAGATTTATTACCTAAAACTGTTATAAAACTTTCTAAAATAAAAAATATAATAGGTATAAAAGAAGCTAGTGGAGATCTATCTAGAGTAAATAATATAAAATCTTTTGTAAATAAAAAATTTTTATTAATTAGTGGAGATGACACTACTGCATTAGATTTTATGCAATTAGGAGGAAATGCTGTAATATCAGTAACAGCAAATATAATTCCAAATAAAATATTTAAAATGTGCAATTTTGCAATTAAAAAAAAATTTTATAAAGCTAGAAAAATAAATAATGAAATAAATGAACTAAATAAATTAATGTTCATAGAAACAAATCCTATACCTATAAAATGGATATCTAAAAAAATAGGACTAATAAAAACTGATACAGTTAGATTACCTTTAACAAAATTATCTAAAAAAAATAATAGTATTTTAAATTTTTTTTTAAAAAAAAATATTTTTAGAAAAATTATATTTAACAAAAAAAATAAAAATTATTTAAATAAAAATTTTTATTAA
- the rsmI gene encoding 16S rRNA (cytidine(1402)-2'-O)-methyltransferase, which translates to MNKKYKNFGNLYIVSTPIGNIKDITYRSIEILKNVNIIAAENIKHTRKLLNVYKIKSNIISLNKNNENKKSKKIFSELLKKKDIAIVSNAGTPLINDPGNIIVKMCHKKDIKITPIPGACSAISAIVSSGIDSKSFCYEGFIPKKKKQIKKMCKKLSIEKRTIILFETSKRIIKSLKIMKKFFGKNRTITFSKEITKFWETIKKTKLEKLIKWLEFDKKRQKGEIVLIIKGQNNKKKKIKEKILKTFKILKKKLSTNLSIKITSKIHNLKKNFLYKYILKKKMT; encoded by the coding sequence ATGAATAAAAAATATAAAAATTTTGGAAATTTATATATAGTATCTACGCCAATAGGAAATATAAAAGATATTACATATAGATCTATAGAAATATTAAAAAATGTAAATATAATAGCAGCAGAAAACATAAAACATACAAGAAAATTATTAAATGTTTATAAAATAAAATCTAATATAATTTCTTTAAATAAAAACAATGAAAATAAAAAAAGTAAAAAAATATTTTCAGAATTATTAAAAAAAAAAGATATTGCAATAGTTTCAAATGCTGGAACTCCATTGATAAATGATCCAGGAAATATAATAGTAAAAATGTGTCATAAAAAAGATATAAAAATAACTCCTATACCAGGAGCATGTTCTGCTATATCCGCAATTGTTAGTTCTGGCATAGATTCTAAAAGTTTTTGTTATGAAGGTTTTATACCAAAAAAAAAAAAACAAATAAAAAAAATGTGTAAAAAATTGTCTATAGAAAAAAGAACTATAATTTTATTTGAAACTTCTAAAAGAATAATAAAATCTTTAAAAATTATGAAAAAATTTTTTGGTAAAAATAGAACTATTACATTTTCAAAAGAAATAACAAAATTTTGGGAAACTATAAAAAAAACAAAATTAGAAAAATTAATAAAATGGTTAGAATTTGATAAAAAAAGACAAAAAGGAGAAATTGTTTTAATAATAAAAGGTCAAAATAATAAAAAAAAAAAAATAAAAGAAAAAATATTAAAAACATTTAAAATTTTAAAAAAAAAACTAAGTACAAACTTATCTATAAAAATAACTTCTAAAATACATAATTTAAAAAAAAATTTTTTATATAAATATATTTTAAAAAAAAAAATGACATAA
- the tkt gene encoding transketolase, with protein MHKNNLSNAIRALSIDAIQKSNSGHPGMPLGMADISEVLWRKFLKHNPKNPNWHNRDRFIMSNGHGSMLLYSLLHLTGYDLSIEDIKKFRQFGSKTPGHPEKYITEGVEITTGPLGQGLSNAVGMAISESILRNTFNKKDFKIIDHYTWVFVGDGCLMEGISHESCSLAGHLKLNKLIVFYDKNNISIDGNINGWFTENIKKRFESYNWNVIDNVNGHCRNDIIKSIKKAKNSKDKPVLIVCNTKIGFGSPNKENSSESHGSPLGEEEVILTKKNLNWKYDPFFIPNDIYNKWNCIKKGKFLEKEWKNNLLKYKKKYPNLYFEYIRRINKLLPENFKKNISEHFKKVSKNVLNISTRQASRNTIEILGKNLTELLGGSADLSASNLTKWSEARSIFKNKNGNYIDYGVREFGMTAIANGIFHHGGFIPYTSTFLMFMEYAKNAIRMSSLMNTQQIFIYTHDSVWLGEDGPTHQPIEQLSSLRIIPNLNVWRPCDELETIAAWKSAIERKNGPSALILSRQNLNYINEKNKKVISNILKGGYIIKDFSKNPNFLIISCGSELSLSYKVCKILNKDKNYRIRLISMPSTNVFDSQEKKYKEKILPLHIKNRISIEAGISDFWYKYIGNENLSIGINNYSHSAPENILLKKLKFKKKYIVKKIKNFFNNRLL; from the coding sequence ATGCATAAAAACAATTTATCAAATGCGATAAGAGCGTTAAGTATAGATGCTATTCAAAAATCTAATTCAGGTCATCCTGGCATGCCTTTAGGAATGGCTGATATATCAGAAGTTTTATGGAGAAAATTTTTAAAACATAATCCAAAAAATCCAAATTGGCATAATAGAGATAGATTTATTATGTCAAATGGTCATGGTTCTATGTTATTATATAGTTTATTGCACCTTACTGGATATGACTTATCTATAGAAGATATAAAAAAATTTAGACAATTTGGTTCTAAAACTCCAGGTCATCCAGAAAAATATATTACTGAAGGAGTAGAAATTACTACTGGTCCTTTAGGTCAAGGTTTATCTAATGCTGTAGGTATGGCAATTTCAGAAAGTATTTTAAGAAATACTTTTAATAAAAAAGATTTTAAAATAATAGATCATTATACATGGGTTTTTGTAGGAGATGGTTGCTTAATGGAAGGAATTTCTCATGAATCTTGTTCTTTAGCTGGTCATTTAAAATTAAATAAATTAATAGTTTTTTATGACAAAAATAATATTTCTATAGATGGAAATATAAATGGATGGTTTACAGAAAATATAAAAAAGAGATTTGAATCATATAATTGGAATGTGATAGATAATGTTAATGGTCATTGTAGAAATGATATAATAAAATCTATTAAAAAAGCTAAAAATAGTAAAGATAAACCAGTATTAATAGTATGTAATACTAAAATTGGATTTGGTTCTCCTAATAAAGAAAATTCTAGTGAATCTCATGGATCTCCTTTAGGAGAAGAAGAAGTAATTTTAACTAAAAAAAATCTTAATTGGAAATATGATCCATTTTTTATTCCTAATGATATATATAATAAATGGAATTGTATAAAAAAAGGTAAATTTTTAGAAAAAGAATGGAAAAACAATTTATTAAAATATAAAAAAAAATATCCTAATTTATATTTTGAATATATAAGAAGAATTAATAAACTTCTTCCTGAAAATTTTAAAAAAAATATTTCTGAACATTTTAAAAAAGTTTCTAAAAATGTTTTAAATATATCTACTAGACAAGCTTCTAGAAATACTATTGAAATTTTAGGAAAAAATTTAACAGAATTATTAGGTGGTTCTGCAGATTTGTCAGCTAGTAATTTAACTAAATGGTCAGAAGCTAGATCAATATTTAAAAATAAAAATGGTAATTATATAGATTATGGTGTTAGAGAATTTGGAATGACTGCTATAGCTAATGGAATTTTTCATCATGGTGGTTTTATACCTTATACTTCTACTTTTTTAATGTTTATGGAATATGCTAAAAATGCTATAAGAATGTCTTCTTTAATGAACACACAACAGATTTTTATATATACTCATGATTCAGTATGGTTAGGGGAAGATGGTCCTACTCATCAACCTATAGAACAATTATCTAGTTTAAGAATAATACCAAATTTAAATGTTTGGAGACCATGTGATGAACTAGAAACTATAGCAGCATGGAAATCCGCAATAGAAAGAAAGAATGGTCCATCAGCATTAATATTATCTAGACAAAATTTAAATTATATAAATGAAAAAAATAAAAAAGTAATTAGTAATATTTTAAAAGGAGGATATATAATTAAAGATTTTTCTAAAAATCCAAATTTTTTAATAATTTCCTGTGGATCTGAATTAAGTTTATCATACAAAGTATGTAAAATTTTAAATAAAGATAAAAATTATAGAATTAGATTGATTTCTATGCCTTCTACTAACGTATTTGATTCTCAAGAAAAAAAATATAAAGAAAAAATATTACCGTTACATATAAAAAATAGAATTTCTATAGAAGCTGGAATATCTGATTTTTGGTATAAATATATAGGTAATGAAAATTTATCTATTGGAATAAATAATTATTCACATTCAGCTCCCGAAAATATTTTATTGAAAAAGTTAAAATTCAAAAAAAAATATATAGTAAAAAAAATAAAAAACTTTTTTAATAATAGATTATTGTAA